In Vidua chalybeata isolate OUT-0048 chromosome 5, bVidCha1 merged haplotype, whole genome shotgun sequence, one genomic interval encodes:
- the PHYH gene encoding phytanoyl-CoA dioxygenase, peroxisomal translates to MERLGERLGGRGAARLDTVLRHLSPRPAAAPAPISIPTSAQVSVVPHSGRFCYTLDNDLLTTEQRQFYEDNGYLLIKNLVSDEDIERFRKEFTRICRREVKPPGIMIMKDESLRSQFGQSENVVNKVQDFQEDEELFRYCTLPEVLKYVECFTGPNIMAMHTMLINKLPDSDKQTFLHPMHQDLHYFPFRPASRIVCAWTAMERAHQDNGCLVVQPGTHKTALKPHGYPEWEGKTNRLFHGLLDEEEKIPKVHLVMEKGDTVFFHPLLIHGSGINRTSGFRKSISCHFASSECHYIDVKNTTQEHLEKELQEMVCKKYNVASVELKDMWNFRARLVQGERINL, encoded by the exons ATGGAGCGGCTCGGGGAGCGGCtcggggggcgcggggcggcccGGCTGGACACCGTCCTGCGGCACCTCTCCCCGCGGCCGGCAGCGGCCCCGGCTCCT ATAAGCATTCCTACTTCAGCCCAAGTCAGTGTTGTTCCTCATTCAGGGAGGTTTTG ctACACCCTGGACAACGATCTGCTgaccacagagcagaggcagtTCTATGAAGACAATGGGTACCTGCTCATCAAGAACCTCGTTTCTGACGAGGACATTGAGCGCTTCAG GAAGGAGTTCACGAGGATCTGTAGAAGAGAGGTGAAGCCACCAGGAATTATGATTATGAAAGATGAGTCCCTGAGATCCCAGTTTGGTCAGTCTGAAAATGTGGTTAATAAAGTGCAGGACTTCCAGGAAGATGAAGAGCTGTTCAGATACTGCACTCTGCCAGAG GTCCTCAAATATGTTGAGTGCTTCACAGGGCCAAACATCATGGCAATGCACACCATGCTGATAAACAAACTTCCAGATTCTG ACAAGCAGACCTTTCTGCACCCCATGCATCAGGACCTGCACTATTTCCCGTTCCGGCCGGCGTCCCGCATCGTGTGTGCCTGGACTGCCATGGAGAGGGCTCACCAGGACAACGGCTGCCTGGTTGTGCAGCCAGGAACACACAAGACAGCCCTGAAGCCTCATGGTTATCCAGAGTGGGAG ggtAAAACCAACAGACTCTTCCATGGACTGCTTGATGAGGAGGAGAAGATTCCCAAGGTTCACCTTGTCATGGAGAAGGGAGACACAGTGTTTTTCCATCCCCTGCTCATTCATGGCTCTGGGATAAACAGGACATCAGGTTTTCGAAAG AGCATCAGCTGCCACTTCGCCAGCTCAGAGTGTCACTACATTGATGTCAAGAACACAACTCAGGAGcacctggagaaggagctgcaggaaatggTTTGCAAGAAATACAATGTAGCTTCTGTGGAGCTCAAG GATATGTGGAACTTTAGAGCACGGCTTGTGCAAGGAGAAAGAATCAACCTGTAG